A part of Micromonospora chersina genomic DNA contains:
- a CDS encoding branched-chain amino acid ABC transporter permease — MSTVILLTLTGLGLAALYFLVASGLSLVFGLADVLNFAHGLFLGVGAYATWWAAGNLPGAGPDGLGFLVAVAFGVLAGAVVAVLVELVLIRPLYSRTIEQVLVTVGLSLAGVALLQATWGADARPFPRPRWTRDVTSVLGAQVPNAGLLLIVAAAVVLGALLAFLRFTRYGLIIRAGVENREMVTALGIDVRKAFTLVFAIGGAAAALAGALGSVYFGTVSPGQGGSLLIFAFIVVVIGGMGSVVGSAYAAVAVGLLQQFVNYYGTSGLGDLCVVGLLAVVLLLRPQGLAGKVAHA; from the coding sequence ATGAGCACCGTGATCCTGTTGACGCTGACCGGGCTGGGCCTGGCCGCGCTCTACTTCCTGGTCGCCTCCGGCCTCTCCCTGGTCTTCGGCCTGGCCGACGTGCTCAACTTCGCGCACGGCCTCTTCCTCGGCGTGGGGGCGTACGCGACCTGGTGGGCGGCGGGCAACCTGCCCGGCGCCGGCCCGGACGGCCTCGGCTTCCTCGTGGCGGTCGCCTTCGGCGTGCTCGCCGGCGCGGTGGTGGCCGTGCTCGTCGAGCTGGTGCTGATCCGGCCGCTCTACTCCCGCACCATCGAACAGGTGCTGGTCACCGTCGGCCTGTCGCTGGCCGGGGTGGCGCTGCTCCAGGCCACCTGGGGCGCCGACGCGCGGCCGTTCCCGCGCCCGCGCTGGACCCGCGACGTGACCTCGGTGCTCGGCGCGCAGGTGCCGAACGCCGGGCTGCTGCTGATCGTCGCCGCCGCCGTGGTGCTCGGCGCGCTGCTCGCGTTCCTGCGGTTCACCCGGTACGGCCTGATCATCCGGGCCGGCGTGGAGAACCGGGAGATGGTGACGGCGCTGGGCATCGACGTGCGCAAGGCGTTCACCCTGGTCTTCGCGATCGGCGGGGCGGCCGCCGCGCTGGCCGGCGCGCTCGGCTCGGTCTACTTCGGCACCGTCTCGCCCGGGCAGGGCGGTTCGCTGCTGATCTTCGCGTTCATCGTGGTGGTGATCGGCGGCATGGGCTCGGTGGTCGGGTCCGCGTACGCGGCGGTCGCGGTGGGGCTGCTGCAACAGTTCGTCAACTACTACGGCACGTCCGGGCTGGGTGACCTCTGCGTGGTCGGCCTGCTCGCCGTGGTGCTGCTGCTGCGTCCGCAGGGCCTGGCCGGAAAGGTGGCTCACGCATGA
- a CDS encoding ABC transporter ATP-binding protein yields MLATRGLTWRIGEVAIVDSVYLDLAPGEFLGVIGPNGAGKTSLFNLITGLRRPTEGRILLDGADVTELPPHRRARLGLGRTFQASSVFGSLTVRENVRLAVQAHRGGSMKLWRRAAADREVAAAADAALDRVGLHHRGTALAGTLAHGEKRKLEIALLLAGEPRVMLLDEPMAGVSAEDVPELVSVIRSLTGDSGRSVLMVEHHMDVILELADRIAVMHHGALLACDTPDTVMANATVQEAYLGESL; encoded by the coding sequence GTGCTCGCCACCCGCGGTCTGACCTGGCGGATCGGTGAGGTCGCCATCGTCGACTCCGTCTACCTCGACCTCGCGCCCGGGGAGTTCCTCGGCGTGATCGGGCCGAACGGCGCCGGCAAGACCTCCCTGTTCAACCTGATCACCGGCCTGCGCCGGCCCACCGAGGGGCGGATCCTGCTGGACGGGGCGGACGTCACCGAACTCCCCCCGCACCGGCGGGCCCGGCTCGGCCTGGGGCGCACCTTCCAGGCGTCCTCGGTCTTCGGTTCGCTGACGGTGCGGGAGAACGTCCGGCTCGCCGTACAGGCGCACCGGGGTGGCTCGATGAAGCTGTGGCGGCGGGCGGCGGCCGACCGGGAGGTGGCCGCCGCCGCCGACGCGGCGCTCGACCGGGTCGGCCTCCACCACCGGGGTACGGCCCTCGCGGGCACCCTTGCCCACGGCGAGAAGCGCAAGCTGGAGATCGCCCTGCTGCTCGCCGGGGAGCCCCGCGTGATGCTGCTGGACGAGCCGATGGCCGGGGTGAGCGCCGAGGACGTGCCCGAACTGGTCAGCGTGATCAGGTCGCTGACCGGGGACAGCGGCCGGTCGGTGCTCATGGTGGAGCACCACATGGACGTGATCCTGGAGCTGGCCGACCGGATCGCCGTGATGCACCACGGCGCGCTGCTGGCCTGCGACACCCCGGACACCGTGATGGCCAACGCCACCGTGCAGGAGGCGTACCTGGGGGAATCGCTATGA
- a CDS encoding substrate-binding domain-containing protein, giving the protein MTIRHTRRVFLSAATVMAAALATTACGSPQDTASGGGDAAPVKVGLVYSQSGPLASYGKQYIEGFKAGLDFATKGTGKVGDRKVELTEVDDAGDPAKAVSAAKDLIGKGTKIIAGSTSSGVALQVAPIAAQNKVLFISGPAATDAVTGANKYTFRSGRQSYQDVVTAKSFIGDAAGKKVVVFAQDGAFGDANEAAVKAVIGGAGATVSSVRAPASATEFTPFASQIKAAKPDLLFVAWAGTTAPAMWQTLDQQGVLSSTTVVTGLDIRASWPTFGAAGSKISFLSHYFDGASDTEAAKAAKAKIPGGTLDLFHPDGFAAAQMVVRAVQEGGDDVDKMIKALEGWQFDGVKGKMTIRAEDHALLQPMYQAKLSGSGTAFTAAAQKTLTGDETAPPVAQMKG; this is encoded by the coding sequence ATGACGATCCGGCACACGCGACGGGTGTTCCTTTCCGCCGCCACGGTGATGGCGGCCGCGCTCGCCACCACGGCCTGTGGCAGCCCGCAGGACACCGCCTCCGGCGGCGGCGACGCCGCACCGGTCAAGGTCGGCCTCGTGTATTCCCAGTCCGGGCCGCTGGCCAGCTACGGCAAGCAGTACATCGAGGGCTTCAAGGCCGGCCTCGACTTCGCCACCAAGGGCACCGGCAAGGTCGGTGACCGGAAGGTCGAGCTGACCGAGGTCGACGACGCGGGCGACCCGGCGAAGGCGGTCTCCGCGGCCAAGGACCTCATCGGCAAGGGCACGAAGATCATCGCCGGTTCCACCTCGTCCGGCGTCGCCCTCCAGGTCGCCCCGATCGCGGCGCAGAACAAGGTCCTGTTCATCTCCGGCCCGGCCGCCACCGACGCGGTGACCGGCGCGAACAAGTACACGTTCCGCTCCGGCCGGCAGTCGTACCAGGACGTGGTGACCGCCAAGTCGTTCATCGGCGACGCCGCAGGCAAGAAGGTGGTCGTCTTCGCCCAGGACGGTGCCTTCGGTGACGCGAACGAGGCCGCCGTGAAGGCCGTGATCGGCGGCGCCGGCGCGACCGTGAGCAGCGTCCGGGCCCCGGCCAGCGCGACCGAGTTCACCCCGTTCGCCAGCCAGATCAAGGCCGCCAAGCCCGACCTGCTCTTCGTGGCCTGGGCCGGCACCACCGCCCCGGCCATGTGGCAGACCCTCGACCAGCAGGGCGTGCTGTCCTCCACGACTGTCGTCACCGGCCTGGACATCCGCGCCTCCTGGCCCACCTTCGGCGCGGCCGGCAGCAAGATCTCCTTCCTGTCGCACTACTTCGACGGGGCCAGCGACACCGAGGCCGCCAAGGCCGCCAAGGCCAAGATCCCGGGCGGCACGCTCGACCTGTTCCACCCGGACGGCTTCGCCGCCGCCCAGATGGTCGTGCGCGCCGTGCAGGAGGGCGGGGACGACGTGGACAAGATGATCAAGGCGCTGGAGGGCTGGCAGTTCGACGGCGTCAAGGGCAAGATGACCATCCGCGCCGAGGACCACGCGCTGCTCCAGCCGATGTACCAGGCGAAGCTCTCCGGCAGCGGGACCGCCTTCACGGCGGCCGCCCAGAAGACCCTGACCGGTGACGAAACCGCGCCGCCGGTCGCGCAGATGAAGGGCTGA
- a CDS encoding glycerophosphodiester phosphodiesterase: protein MRRTLSALGVAGALLAAAVVAPAVAAQADPEPRAERSRAVQRPIVIGHRGASGYRPEHTLEAYRLAIRQGADFIEPDLVSTKDGVLVARHENEISGTTDVAAHPEFAARKATKTIDGVTVTGWFTEDFTLAELRTLRAKERLPQVRVANTAFDGRFPVPTFQEVIDLARAESKARGRTIGVYPETKHPSYFASIGLALEEPLVATLKANKLTHRNDPVFVQSFETANLRKLDRMIDVRLVQLMDAAGAPYDFTAAGDPRGYADLATAAGLAWVATYADGVGLNKNLIAPRDAAGRLLAPTSVIRDAHRVKLLVHAWTFRAENQFLPADFRIGADPNARGDITSEYELFFGLGLDGAFADQPDTAVAARTGL from the coding sequence TTGCGACGTACCCTTTCCGCCCTCGGCGTGGCCGGCGCGCTGCTCGCGGCGGCCGTGGTGGCCCCGGCGGTGGCCGCCCAGGCCGACCCGGAGCCCCGCGCCGAGCGGTCCCGCGCGGTCCAGCGGCCCATCGTGATCGGGCACCGCGGCGCCAGCGGCTACCGCCCGGAGCACACCCTGGAGGCCTACCGGCTGGCGATCCGCCAGGGCGCCGACTTCATCGAGCCGGACCTGGTCTCGACGAAGGACGGCGTGCTCGTCGCCCGCCACGAGAACGAGATCTCGGGCACCACCGACGTGGCGGCGCACCCGGAGTTCGCGGCCCGGAAGGCGACGAAGACCATCGACGGGGTCACGGTCACCGGCTGGTTCACCGAGGACTTCACCCTGGCCGAGCTGCGGACGCTGCGCGCCAAGGAGCGGCTGCCCCAGGTGCGGGTGGCCAACACCGCCTTCGACGGCAGGTTCCCGGTGCCGACCTTCCAGGAGGTCATCGACCTGGCCCGCGCCGAGTCGAAGGCGCGGGGCCGCACCATCGGCGTCTACCCGGAGACCAAGCACCCCAGCTACTTCGCCTCCATCGGGCTGGCGCTGGAGGAGCCGCTGGTCGCCACGCTCAAGGCCAACAAGCTGACCCACCGCAACGACCCGGTCTTCGTGCAGAGCTTCGAGACGGCCAACCTGCGCAAGCTCGACCGGATGATCGACGTGCGGCTGGTGCAGCTCATGGACGCCGCCGGCGCCCCCTACGACTTCACGGCGGCCGGTGACCCGCGCGGCTACGCCGACCTGGCCACCGCCGCCGGCCTGGCCTGGGTGGCCACGTACGCCGACGGCGTCGGCCTCAACAAGAACCTCATCGCGCCCCGGGACGCCGCCGGCAGGCTGCTCGCCCCGACCTCGGTGATCCGGGACGCGCACCGGGTGAAGCTGCTGGTGCACGCCTGGACCTTCCGCGCCGAGAACCAGTTCCTGCCGGCCGACTTCCGGATCGGCGCCGACCCGAACGCCCGCGGCGACATCACGTCCGAGTACGAACTCTTCTTCGGCCTGGGTCTGGACGGCGCCTTCGCCGACCAGCCCGACACGGCCGTGGCGGCCCGCACGGGACTCTGA
- a CDS encoding DUF7507 domain-containing protein, which yields MAALGVLAGALLLGGTPALAATTISIDPDDVPTTAADAPQFCYPGGGPFPDEETWVFDLSGDPETSGVFQSLSTTFRTPGGTVTRPIPGSPNSEIVDFEGVSRAFIRLPAHWTLTAATAVISGTAENFVLAHTCAASGDPGDPGDPGDPGDPGDPGDPGDPGDPGDPGDPGYPGYPGHPGYPGDPQVSLSIDKKARVESDCRERCANDGYAAEGDRIFYTYRVANTGTARITDVEVDDPTAGYVVCNNTTLAPGTSTDCHAVRPHEVDWRDVKNGKVENTAVATGRYRYRTVVSDPVTVTVCIRDGKFDHRKDGKDDKGGWDDKGGWSGKGGKPELPVTGDSVAQTSYLGGGLLAAGGLLIGLSRVRRKARLQP from the coding sequence GTGGCCGCCCTCGGGGTGCTGGCCGGCGCACTGCTGCTGGGTGGCACGCCGGCCCTGGCCGCCACGACGATCAGCATCGATCCGGACGACGTGCCGACGACGGCGGCGGACGCTCCCCAGTTCTGCTATCCGGGCGGCGGGCCCTTCCCGGACGAGGAGACCTGGGTGTTCGACCTGTCCGGCGACCCGGAGACCAGTGGCGTCTTCCAGTCGTTGTCGACGACGTTCCGCACGCCCGGCGGCACCGTCACGCGGCCGATCCCCGGCTCGCCGAACAGTGAGATCGTCGACTTCGAGGGTGTGAGCCGGGCCTTCATCCGGCTGCCGGCCCATTGGACGCTCACCGCCGCCACCGCGGTGATCTCCGGGACGGCCGAGAACTTCGTGCTCGCCCACACCTGCGCCGCCTCGGGCGATCCGGGGGACCCTGGCGACCCCGGGGATCCAGGTGACCCCGGCGACCCGGGCGACCCGGGCGATCCAGGTGACCCGGGCGATCCGGGCGACCCCGGCTACCCGGGTTACCCCGGGCACCCTGGCTACCCCGGGGACCCGCAGGTCAGCCTGTCGATCGACAAGAAGGCCCGGGTCGAGTCGGACTGCCGCGAGCGGTGTGCGAACGACGGCTACGCGGCCGAGGGCGACAGGATCTTCTACACCTACCGGGTGGCCAACACCGGAACCGCGCGGATCACCGACGTCGAGGTCGACGACCCGACCGCCGGGTACGTGGTCTGCAACAACACCACGCTGGCGCCGGGCACCAGCACGGACTGCCACGCCGTCCGTCCCCACGAGGTGGACTGGCGCGACGTCAAGAACGGCAAGGTGGAGAACACCGCCGTCGCCACCGGCCGGTACCGCTACCGGACCGTGGTCTCCGACCCGGTCACCGTCACGGTCTGCATCCGGGACGGCAAGTTCGACCACCGCAAGGACGGCAAGGACGACAAGGGCGGCTGGGACGACAAGGGTGGCTGGAGCGGCAAGGGCGGCAAGCCCGAGTTGCCCGTCACGGGTGACAGCGTCGCCCAGACCTCCTACCTCGGTGGCGGCCTGCTGGCGGCCGGCGGTCTCCTGATCGGGCTCAGCCGGGTGCGCCGGAAGGCACGCCTCCAGCCCTGA
- a CDS encoding branched-chain amino acid ABC transporter permease, whose product MTEVKSPEVPAPPAAVPDELTPGHSRWHGLRPYAPLVALVVAAILPYSTVNLPGIFEGPLNSPGTLQLLAICLVFGGLAAGYDLLFGRTGMLSFGHALYFAAGVYGTDVLVTRAGLPLWQAALLTVTGGTILAALLGAVALRTVGIAFAMVTLAFAQVGAILVARDFGGLTGGEEGLPLDVSGLPAALVGVTNTVNLYWLALAYLALVVLVVHRVSGSPTGRVLAGLRDDERRIGVLGLDPYRFKLVAFTLAGGLATAGGVVYCLIVGGASPHVTSSELTLSLLVMVVLGGPGTRWGPVLGGILYMYLDHRLTAFGTSDAVNNLPAVLSHPLSQPLFVLGTVFILAVYFFPGGLASLRTRLTPLLTALRRR is encoded by the coding sequence ATGACCGAGGTCAAGAGTCCCGAGGTCCCCGCGCCGCCCGCGGCGGTGCCCGACGAGCTGACCCCCGGGCACTCCCGCTGGCACGGCCTGCGCCCGTACGCGCCGCTGGTCGCCCTGGTCGTGGCGGCGATCCTGCCGTACTCCACGGTCAACCTGCCGGGCATCTTCGAGGGGCCGCTGAACTCGCCCGGCACCCTGCAACTGCTGGCCATCTGCCTGGTCTTCGGCGGGCTGGCCGCCGGCTACGACCTGCTCTTCGGGCGGACCGGGATGCTCTCCTTCGGGCACGCCCTCTACTTCGCCGCCGGGGTCTACGGCACCGACGTGCTGGTCACCCGGGCCGGGCTGCCGCTCTGGCAGGCCGCCCTGCTGACGGTCACCGGCGGGACGATCCTCGCCGCGCTGCTCGGTGCCGTCGCGCTGCGCACGGTCGGCATCGCGTTCGCCATGGTGACGCTCGCCTTCGCCCAGGTCGGGGCGATCCTGGTGGCCAGGGACTTCGGCGGGCTCACCGGCGGCGAGGAGGGGCTGCCGCTGGACGTCTCCGGGCTGCCGGCCGCCCTCGTCGGGGTCACCAACACGGTGAACCTCTACTGGCTGGCGCTGGCGTACCTGGCCCTCGTGGTCCTCGTGGTGCACCGGGTGAGCGGCTCGCCGACCGGGCGGGTGCTGGCCGGCCTGCGCGACGACGAGCGGCGGATCGGGGTGCTGGGGCTCGACCCGTACCGGTTCAAGCTTGTCGCGTTCACCCTGGCCGGCGGCCTGGCCACGGCCGGCGGGGTGGTCTACTGCCTGATCGTCGGCGGCGCCAGCCCGCACGTGACGTCGAGCGAGCTGACCCTGTCGCTGCTGGTCATGGTGGTGCTCGGCGGCCCCGGCACCCGCTGGGGCCCGGTGCTCGGCGGCATCCTCTACATGTACCTGGACCACCGCCTCACCGCCTTCGGCACCAGCGACGCGGTCAACAACCTCCCGGCCGTCCTGAGCCACCCCCTGAGCCAGCCCCTGTTCGTCCTGGGCACGGTCTTCATCCTGGCGGTCTACTTCTTCCCCGGCGGCCTGGCCAGCCTCCGCACCCGCCTGACCCCCCTCCTGACGGCCCTCCGCCGTCGCTGA
- a CDS encoding SDR family NAD(P)-dependent oxidoreductase encodes MGESRLAVVSGGGTGIGAAVARGLVDDGYDVLIVGRRLDVLAGAAERISKESGRAGAVTAVAADLTDPAQVSAVVSAVGERAVDAVVNNAGGYLGGATDTLADVAGWWRANLDANVLTAVLLTEALLPALRRPGGRVVLLSSIAAQRGGGGPYSAAKAALHGWAYDLAAQLGPEQITVNVVSPGYVAETEFFGDRMTPEGHAKRVAATLVGRAGVPDDIAAAVRYLVGPSAGYVTGQVLGVNGGSVLGR; translated from the coding sequence ATGGGGGAGAGCAGGCTCGCCGTCGTCAGTGGGGGTGGGACCGGGATCGGGGCTGCCGTTGCTCGGGGGCTCGTCGACGACGGGTACGACGTGTTGATCGTGGGGCGGCGGCTTGATGTGCTGGCTGGTGCCGCCGAACGGATCTCGAAGGAGTCCGGGCGGGCGGGTGCTGTTACCGCGGTGGCCGCCGATCTGACCGATCCGGCACAGGTGTCGGCCGTCGTTTCGGCGGTCGGGGAGCGGGCCGTCGATGCCGTGGTGAACAACGCCGGTGGTTACCTGGGCGGGGCGACCGACACGCTCGCCGACGTGGCGGGCTGGTGGCGGGCCAACCTGGACGCCAACGTGCTCACCGCGGTCCTGCTCACCGAGGCGCTGCTGCCCGCCCTGCGCCGCCCCGGCGGCCGGGTGGTGCTGCTCAGCTCGATCGCCGCGCAGCGGGGCGGCGGCGGGCCGTACTCGGCGGCGAAGGCCGCGCTGCACGGCTGGGCGTACGACCTCGCCGCCCAGCTCGGTCCGGAACAGATCACGGTCAACGTGGTCAGCCCCGGGTACGTGGCCGAGACCGAGTTCTTCGGCGACCGGATGACCCCGGAGGGGCACGCCAAGCGGGTGGCCGCCACCCTCGTCGGCCGGGCCGGCGTGCCGGACGACATCGCGGCGGCCGTCCGCTACCTGGTCGGCCCGTCCGCCGGCTACGTCACCGGCCAGGTGCTCGGCGTCAACGGCGGCTCCGTCCTCGGCCGCTGA
- a CDS encoding TrkH family potassium uptake protein, whose product MRRLLRNPVRLVPFGFLAVILLGTGLLMLPWATSESHFTPFVIALFTSTSAVSVTGLAVNDTPNYWNDFGLAMITVLTQLGGLGILTVAALVILVVSRQLGLRNRLLVQAETAEFGIGDVRWLLVRIVATVFATEAVMTAIITGRLWLVYDYPPGRALWFAAFHAIQAFNNGGFTLYSDGLVAFSRDPWVALPLGFGAIIGGLGFPALFEAIREWRGPSRWAVATKLTIWGTVGLIGLGFVFLLLSEWTNPATIGTYDTPGKVLASFTQIALSRTGGFDVINVDKLSNESYPLLIVLMFIGGGSASTAGGIKVSTFFLLGFVIWAELRGEPDVNVGGRRVATASQRQALTVTLLSVALVVLGTILLIVFTANLRNFAAVFEVTSAFSTTGLSTGLAPELSQPGKYVLIVLMFIGRVGPLTLGSAIALNTRRHLYRYPEEQPIVG is encoded by the coding sequence GTGCGACGCCTGCTCCGGAATCCCGTACGGCTGGTGCCGTTCGGGTTCCTGGCGGTGATCCTGCTCGGCACCGGCCTGCTGATGCTGCCCTGGGCCACCAGCGAGAGCCACTTCACCCCGTTCGTGATCGCGCTGTTCACCTCGACCTCCGCGGTCTCGGTCACCGGCCTCGCCGTCAACGACACACCGAACTACTGGAACGACTTCGGCCTGGCGATGATCACCGTGCTCACCCAGCTCGGCGGCCTGGGCATCCTGACCGTCGCGGCGCTGGTGATCCTCGTGGTGTCCCGGCAGCTCGGCCTGCGCAACCGGCTGCTGGTGCAGGCCGAGACCGCCGAGTTCGGCATCGGCGACGTCCGCTGGCTGCTGGTGCGGATCGTCGCGACGGTCTTCGCCACCGAGGCGGTGATGACCGCGATCATCACGGGCCGGCTCTGGCTGGTCTACGACTATCCACCGGGGCGGGCGCTCTGGTTCGCCGCGTTCCACGCGATCCAGGCGTTCAACAACGGCGGCTTCACCCTCTACTCGGACGGCCTGGTCGCCTTCTCGCGCGACCCCTGGGTGGCGCTGCCGCTCGGCTTCGGCGCGATCATCGGCGGCCTGGGCTTCCCCGCGCTGTTCGAGGCCATCCGGGAGTGGCGCGGTCCGAGCCGCTGGGCGGTCGCCACGAAGCTCACCATCTGGGGCACCGTCGGGCTGATCGGGTTGGGCTTCGTCTTCCTGCTGCTCTCCGAGTGGACCAACCCGGCCACCATCGGCACCTACGACACCCCCGGCAAGGTGCTGGCGTCGTTCACCCAGATCGCGCTGAGCCGCACCGGCGGCTTCGACGTGATCAACGTCGACAAGCTCAGCAACGAGAGCTACCCGCTGCTCATCGTGCTGATGTTCATCGGCGGTGGCAGCGCCAGCACCGCGGGCGGCATCAAGGTCTCCACGTTCTTCCTGCTCGGCTTCGTGATCTGGGCCGAGCTGCGGGGCGAGCCGGACGTGAACGTGGGTGGCCGGCGGGTCGCCACGGCCAGCCAGCGCCAGGCGCTCACCGTGACGCTGCTCAGCGTGGCGCTTGTCGTCCTCGGCACGATCCTGCTCATCGTGTTCACCGCCAACCTGCGCAACTTCGCCGCGGTCTTCGAGGTGACCTCCGCGTTCAGCACCACGGGCCTGTCCACCGGCCTCGCCCCGGAGCTGTCGCAGCCCGGCAAGTACGTGCTCATCGTGCTGATGTTCATCGGCCGGGTCGGCCCGCTCACCCTCGGGTCCGCTATCGCGTTGAACACCCGGCGACACCTGTACCGCTACCCGGAGGAGCAACCCATTGTCGGCTAG
- a CDS encoding ABC transporter ATP-binding protein encodes MTEPVLSVENLSVRIAGLHILQGVSFEVAPTGVTVLLGRNGVGKTTTLRAIVGLTPRNGEVRGTVRMGARSLLARPTHRLVRDGLGYVPEDRCVFAGLTVTENLRLAERRGTTPAYDKVYALFPELDRRGRQRAGSLSGGQQQMLAIGRVLLNDNRLLLVDEPTKGLAPKVVTEVAEVLERVAESVPVLLVEQNLAVVRRLAKDAVVLSAGRVAWTGDAHDLLLETALTKSLLGVGAEVKA; translated from the coding sequence ATGACGGAACCTGTCCTCAGCGTCGAGAACCTGTCGGTGCGGATCGCCGGGCTGCACATCCTCCAGGGGGTGTCGTTCGAGGTCGCGCCGACCGGGGTGACCGTCCTGCTCGGCCGCAACGGCGTCGGCAAGACCACCACGCTGCGCGCGATCGTCGGGCTCACCCCGCGCAACGGCGAGGTCCGGGGCACGGTCCGGATGGGCGCGCGCAGCCTGCTGGCCCGCCCCACCCACCGCCTGGTCCGCGACGGCCTCGGCTACGTGCCGGAGGACCGCTGCGTGTTCGCCGGGCTCACCGTCACGGAGAACCTGCGGCTGGCCGAGCGGCGGGGCACGACACCGGCGTACGACAAGGTCTATGCCCTTTTCCCCGAGCTGGACCGGCGCGGACGGCAACGGGCCGGCTCGCTCTCCGGCGGGCAGCAGCAGATGCTCGCGATCGGCCGGGTGCTGCTCAACGACAACCGGCTGCTGCTGGTCGACGAGCCGACCAAGGGGTTGGCGCCGAAGGTGGTGACCGAGGTGGCCGAGGTGCTGGAACGGGTCGCGGAATCCGTGCCGGTGCTGCTGGTCGAGCAGAACCTGGCCGTGGTGCGGCGACTGGCGAAGGACGCCGTGGTGCTCTCCGCCGGCCGGGTCGCCTGGACCGGCGATGCGCACGACCTGCTGCTGGAGACTGCGCTGACCAAGTCGCTGCTGGGCGTGGGCGCGGAGGTCAAGGCATGA